The Anopheles coluzzii chromosome 2, AcolN3, whole genome shotgun sequence genome window below encodes:
- the LOC125906440 gene encoding uncharacterized protein K02A2.6-like has product MSKIIQFVRQDWPRNSTFSGELACFYARKEALSEMGGCLLFGERVIIPKALRQRCLRQLHHGHPGVQRMKSIARSYVYWPKIDTDIAELVASCNACASAAKSPPHASPVPWPEITAPWQRIHIDYAGPIDGFSYLIVVDAFSKWPEVIRTASTTSKATIRILNTMFARYGMPVTLVSDNGRQFISSEFEDFCICNGIEHLTSAPFHPQSNGQAERFVDTFKRAITKITSDGTAIEDALDTFLQTYRATPNPQVPNNEAPATVMFGRQIRTCLELIRPVPKPQETNNDEQRRNFVPNDLVFAKIYSQNGWKWKPGRILRKCGNVMYRVMTEDHKIIRSHINQLRRRVPSNQQASKRDQHLLPLHILLDEWNLTPPSSSPDSSSSSSSSSPSSSSLSPPSDSAPCNLSPSSAESSSYRTVSQSSASPPPERDCIPEESHRGAQPVPPPRRSFRDRKAPRWFDPYLLY; this is encoded by the coding sequence ACCAAAGGCTCTCCGGCAACGATGCCTGCGTCAACTACATCACGGCCATCCAGGTGTACAAAGGATGAAGTCGATCGCACGAAGCTACGTCTACTGGCCGAAGATAGACACTGATATCGCTGAACTTGTAGCATCTTGTAACGCTTGTGCATCCGCAGCGAAATCACCCCCACACGCTAGCCCGGTACCATGGCCTGAGATAACTGCACCGTGGCAACGTATCCACATCGATTATGCTGGCCCCATCGACGGTTTCTCCTACTTAATCGTAGTCGATGCTTTCTCTAAATGGCCAGAAGTAATAAGGACTGCCAGCACAACTTCCAAAGCGACCATACGAATCCTTAATACCATGTTTGCGCGATACGGTATGCCAGTAACCCTTGTTAGCGATAATGGTCGCCAATTCATCAGTTCCGAATTTGAggatttttgtatttgtaacGGCATAGAGCACCTCACATCCGCCCCGTTCCACCCTCAGTCTAACGGGCAAGCGGAACGCTTCGTGGATACATTCAAGCGCGCCATAACCAAAATCACGAGCGATGGAACTGCGATAGAAGATGCACTTGACACGTTTTTACAAACATATCGCGCCACGCCAAATCCTCAAGTGCCAAATAACGAAGCGCCAGCGACAGTAATGTTCGGACGACAAATTCGCACTTGTTTAGAGCTTATACGCCCTGTGCCTAAACCGCAAGAAACCAATAACGATGAGCAACGACGCAATTTCGTCCCAAATGATCTAGTCTTCGCAAAGATTTACTCGCAAAACGGATGGAAATGGAAGCCAGGAAGAATATTGCGGAAATGCGGCAATGTAATGTACCGTGTTATGACTGAGGACCATAAGATTATACGAAGCCATATCAACCAACTACGTCGTCGGGTCCCTTCTAACCAGCAAGCCAGTAAGCGTGATCAACACCTTTTGCCGCTACATATTCTCTTGGATGAGTGGAACCTTACGCCTCCGTCGTCGTCACCTGattcatcgtcatcatcgtcctcatcgtctccatcgtcatcgtcgttgtCGCCACCGTCCGATTCAGCTCCGTGTAATCTATCACCGTCGTCTGCTGAATCATCATCTTACAGGACCGTGTCCCAATCATCAGCATCACCACCTCCTGAACGTGATTGCATCCCTGAAGAGTCGCATCGAGGAGCACAGCcggtaccaccaccacgccgCTCTTTTAGAGATAGAAAAGCACCGCGTTGGTTCGACCCGTACCTGCTGTATTAA